One segment of Neodiprion fabricii isolate iyNeoFabr1 chromosome 1, iyNeoFabr1.1, whole genome shotgun sequence DNA contains the following:
- the LOC124185812 gene encoding poly(ADP-ribose) glycohydrolase-like isoform X4, which translates to MADTNKPISESVKISMEEDYQLSPDIFSDDNVEASNSSEAGVKVSDRSTNEPEWKGISMDEIQKGLAKYGHEQMAPIVPAPRHTVLFVLPLTGEGPPKPYRSQQKDKWCPGYVRMPHSTHSLYPNKHTTGSSGFRQRWEVIQEALLRSFASTHQLEVAILSYNEKYALRWDFSALHYFFSEVIDEDETGLFYDDILPKIVQLALQLPALVTSPIPLLKRHTNVTLSLSQLQVGSLLANALLCTFPRRNSTNPQSEYAMYPEINFNRVAPDGVITIQRRYVPKENCPRWNRQDIKLPHLHITSNGTIESEGAGLLQVDFANKYIGGGVLGWGCVQEEIRFVICPELMASMLVAEALDDTEALIITGVERYSNYEGYSDTFKWTGNFNDETPRDSSGRRRTSVVAIDALLFKQSHTQFTVTNIIRELNKAYAGFSSSEIPRDKLSAIATGNWGCGAFRGDPQLKVLLQLMAAAVAGRAMVYFTFGDVELRNKVAAMYWHLIERNISIGQLFGLLCDYHTSASKSNDSSLDFYHFLYKRSKIKPLTNYFDKINSNMTTKEQNTISYKSKSVKNDLNKFTNYTSSANVKEALEREQIEKWLDEDFFDEDFSNDLILDTNSGNSNVNSVIRSKKSALSVSKSEMKNNEASTEVVKNLADNDRKNENKDNGSESMPELSTPPIKLKNSRDLTSLLYPDDEITQDTRKVKKPRLSGLDLIGRRSHKPVEKQTLEELPISSNKVKNDSKEIKKTQKKISDFFS; encoded by the exons ATGGCAGATACTAACAAACCCATATCAGAGAGCGTGAAGATTTCTATGGAAGAAGATTATCAATTGTCCCCCGATATCTTTTCAGACGATAATGTTGAAGCGTCAAACTCCAGCGAAG CTGGTGTCAAAGTTTCAGACCGATCAACAAATGAGCCAGAATGGAAAGGAATTAGCATGGATGAGATTCAAAAAGGATTAGCAAAATATGGTCACGAGCAAATGGCTCCGATAGTTCCTGCTCCACGACACACAGTCCTTTTTGTA CTACCGCTCACCGGAGAAGGACCCCCTAAGCCTTATCGTAGTCAACAAAAGGATAAATGGTGCCCAGGATACGTTAGGATGCCACACTCAACACACAGCTTATATCCAAATAAACAC ACAACTGGAAGCTCCGGTTTCAGGCAGAGATGGGAAGTAATTCAAGAGGCACTGCTTCGCAGCTTTGCATCCACTCATCAACTGGAAGTTGCCATATTAtcttataatgaaaaatatgctcTACGATGGGATTTTTCTGCTcttcattatttcttttccgAA GTCATAGATGAAGATGAAACGGGGCTTTTCTACGATGACATACTACCAAAAATAGTGCAGTTGGCACTCCAACTTCCAGCCCTAGTAACGAGCCCGATACCGCTTCTTAAACGTCACACAAATGTGACTCTCAGCCTCAGTCAGTTACAAGTCGGCTCTTTGTTGGCTAATGCGTTGCTCTGCACTTTTCCGCGACGAAATTCAACAAATCCCCAATCTGAATATGCTATGTATCcggaaattaatttcaacag AGTAGCCCCGGATGGTGTGATAACTATTCAACGACGATATGTCCCGAAGGAAAATTGTCCCCGATGGAATAGGCAAGATATTAAACTTCCACACCTTCATATAACAAGCAATGGCACAATCGAAAGTGAAGGAGCTGGTCTTTTGCAAGTAGACTTTGCTAACAA gTATATTGGTGGTGGTGTTTTGGGGTGGGGCTGCGTCCAAGAGGAAATTAGATTTGTCATCTGTCCTGAACTAATGGCAAGCATGCTGGTTGCTGAAGCATTAGATGACACTGAGGCTCTCATAATTACCGGTGTTGAGCGTTACAGCAACTATGAAGGCTATAGCGATACTTTTAAATGGACTGGAAATTTTAATGATGAAACTCCACGAGATAGCAGTGGAAGACGACGTACTTCTGTCGTGGCTATTGATGCTTTGTTATTCAAACAGTCCCATACACAATTTACAGTTACAAACATAATTCGCGAGTTAAATAAG GCTTATGCTGGATTCAGTTCCTCCGAAATACCCAGAGACAAATTGTCCGCCATAGCTACTGGCAACTGGGGCTGTGGTGCTTTCAGAGGTGACCCGCAGCTGAAAGTGTTACTGCAGCTGATGGCAGCTGCCGTTGCAGGTCGAGCAATggtatattttacatttggTGATGTGGAGCTCAGAAATAAAGTAGCTGCCATGTATTGGCATCTGATTGAACGGAATATTAGCATTG GGCAACTGTTTGGTCTCCTCTGTGACTACCACACTTCTGCCTCGAAATCTAATGATTCGAGTCTggatttttaccattttttatataaacGGAGCAAAATAAAACCTCTGACAAATTACTTCGACAAAATAAACAGCAATATGACAACAAAAGAACAAAATACAATTTCTTACAAATCTAAGTCTGTCAAAAATGATCTaaacaaatttacaaattatacgTCGAGCGCAAACGTCAAAGAAGCCCTCGAACGCGAGCAAATAGAAAAATGGCTTGATGAGGATTTTTTTGATGAGGACTTCTCCAATGATTTGATATTAGATACAAATTCGGGTAATTCGAATGTTAACTCTGTAATTCGAAGTAAAAAGAGTGCATTGAGTGTCTCAaaatctgaaatgaaaaataatgaagccaGTACAGAAGTCGTTAAAAATCTGGCTGATAATGacagaaaaaatgaaaataaagacaACGGTAGTGAATCAATGCCGGAATTATCCACCCCACCAATCAAGCTGAAGAACTCGAGAGATTTAACAAGCTTGCTGTATCCCGATGATGAAATTACACAGGATACACGTAAAGTTAAAAAGCCGCGTTTATCTGGTCTTGACTTGATTGGTAGACGTAGCCACAAGCCAGTGGAAAAACAGACACTAGAAGAATTGCCAATATCGtcaaataaagtaaaaaatgattcgaaggaaattaagaaaacacagaaaaaaatttctgacttTTTTTCATAA